In a single window of the Candidatus Thermoplasmatota archaeon genome:
- a CDS encoding PAS domain-containing protein produces MDPASEQALLDELPAAFVAADDEGRIRFMSEPACRILGWAPGAALGRPLTDLMPERMRLRHLQGFARFRKTRQSRLLGRPVRVPALRSDGTEILVDVRIRLFRRPDGSHLVLAGVQEADMGSGEREVLHLEQALRERLYEPV; encoded by the coding sequence GTGGACCCGGCCTCCGAGCAGGCGTTGCTGGACGAATTGCCGGCGGCGTTTGTGGCCGCCGATGACGAGGGGCGGATCCGCTTCATGAGCGAGCCTGCGTGTCGCATCCTCGGTTGGGCGCCCGGCGCCGCGCTGGGCCGGCCGCTCACGGATCTCATGCCCGAGCGGATGCGTTTGCGTCACCTGCAGGGATTCGCGCGGTTCCGGAAGACGAGGCAGAGCCGCCTGCTTGGACGACCCGTGCGCGTGCCCGCGTTGCGGTCGGACGGCACCGAGATCCTCGTGGACGTGCGCATCCGGCTCTTCCGTCGCCCGGATGGAAGCCACCTCGTCCTGGCCGGCGTGCAGGAGGCCGACATGGGAAGCGGCGAGCGCGAGGTGCTCCACTTGGAACAGGCTCTTCGCGAGCGGCTGTACGAGCCCGTGTGA
- the glyS gene encoding glycine--tRNA ligase gives MPGAPAPNERKDVHEELMALAKRRGFVAPSYEIYGGVAGFYDYGPMGAAMKNNLQQLWRRFYVLREGMAEIECPTISPEQVFRASGHLEKFADTVVECPECGAGMRGDHLVRGELSRIGRAIEPILVKHKAGALVQAFGRALELQQLSADKDPSPQNIRELLAAGEFTAEEGGVQVAYRGALLTVSAQGKPVHKDAVRCVACGKELDVRRAKISSFNLMFKTQVGPGSARAGYLRPETAQGMFMDFPWLLQHFRQTLPFGAVQIGRAYRNEISPRQAMLRLREFSQMEAEVFFDPQDKAWPGYELLAGRDAGELLGAFAKKVFFTNSGTE, from the coding sequence ATGCCAGGCGCGCCCGCCCCAAACGAGCGAAAGGACGTGCATGAGGAACTCATGGCGCTCGCCAAGCGCCGCGGGTTCGTCGCGCCCTCGTACGAGATCTACGGCGGCGTGGCCGGCTTCTACGACTACGGCCCGATGGGCGCCGCGATGAAGAACAACCTTCAGCAGCTGTGGCGCAGGTTCTACGTGCTGCGCGAAGGCATGGCCGAGATCGAGTGTCCCACGATCTCGCCCGAGCAGGTCTTCCGCGCGAGCGGACACTTGGAGAAGTTTGCGGATACGGTGGTGGAGTGCCCGGAGTGCGGGGCGGGCATGCGCGGCGACCATCTCGTGCGCGGCGAGCTTTCGCGCATCGGCCGCGCGATCGAGCCCATTTTAGTCAAGCACAAGGCCGGCGCGCTCGTGCAGGCGTTCGGTCGCGCGCTCGAGCTCCAACAGCTTTCGGCGGACAAGGACCCATCCCCCCAGAACATTCGCGAGCTTTTGGCCGCGGGCGAATTCACCGCGGAGGAAGGCGGCGTCCAGGTCGCCTACCGCGGGGCGCTCCTCACCGTTTCGGCGCAGGGCAAGCCCGTGCACAAGGACGCCGTCCGGTGCGTCGCCTGCGGAAAAGAGCTGGACGTCCGCCGCGCCAAGATTTCCTCCTTCAACCTCATGTTCAAGACCCAAGTGGGCCCGGGCTCGGCGCGCGCGGGCTACCTTCGGCCCGAGACGGCGCAGGGCATGTTCATGGACTTCCCATGGCTCCTGCAGCACTTCCGACAGACGCTGCCGTTTGGCGCCGTGCAGATCGGGCGCGCGTACCGCAACGAGATCAGCCCGCGCCAGGCCATGCTGCGCCTGCGCGAGTTCTCGCAGATGGAGGCCGAGGTCTTCTTCGACCCGCAGGACAAGGCGTGGCCCGGATACGAGCTCCTCGCCGGGCGCGATGCGGGCGAGCTTCTCGGCGCCTTCGCGAAGAAGGTGTTCTTCACGAACTCGGGCACCGAGA